GCGTAGTATATGCTCCGGTAACCTATCCTGTTGAATCCGAATATTATTTTTAGTAGTATCAAGGATTTTGCTCAGCATGCCCTATTCTCCACCTTTTCTTTATTTGATCTTATCAGTTCATAAAAATCAAATGCCCGGCCATCATCAATAATTTCAGCCGCCTTCAGAACACCTTCTTGCATATTTCTTGCCACTCCTGCTACATATAACACCGCTCCTGCATTCAAGATTACAATGGATCGATTTCCATTTCGTTTTCCTTGCAGCACACTAAGAATAATCGCCGCATTTTCTTTCGCCCCTTTTCCTTCCAGTTCTTTAGGATCAACTAATTCCAGTCCTAACTCCTGTGGTTTGATCCGATATTCTTGTAATTTTCCATCCTTTATTTCGCATACATATGAATCACCAGTTACCGTTAATTCATCCATACCATCCGAACCATGGACTACCATAGCATGGGTTGTCCCTAAAGCTTTTAAGGTTTCAGCCATCCTTCTTACCAAGGATTCGCTATAAACACCCATTACCTGATATTTTACGGATCCAGGATTAGCTAAGGGACCTAATAAGTTAAAAATGCTTCGAAACCCTAGTGTTTTGCGAACATTAGCAACATTTTTCATGCTGGCATGATAATCCGGTGCGTATAAAAAAGCCATTCCATGTCGATGAAGCTTTCCCATAGCTTCGTCCGGCTCCTGATGAATGTTAATCCCCATAACTTCTAATACATCTGCACTGCCAGAATTGCTCGACACGCTACGATTACCATGTTTCAACACCTTTGCACCACCTGCTGCCGCTACGATCGCTGATGCTGTAGATACATTAAATGTTTTTCCTCCGTCGCCACCGGTTCCACAGGTGTCTACAGCTTCTACACATGAGTAAGGCAGTGTCTTTGCCCGGTTGCGCATTGTTTTTGCTGCAGCCACCAGCTCATTTACCGATTCGCCTTTATGTCGAAGTGCCGTTAAAAAAGCAGCCATCTGTATCTCATTTACGTTTCCATCCATAATCGCTTCCATACTTTCTATCATTTCTTCTGATGTTAGTGATTGATTACTCATCAATTTTTCTATCATCGGTGCCAAGGATTTCATGCAACAATCTCCTTTCTCAAAAAATTTCTTATCATTTCTTTTCCATACTCTGTAGCTAGCGATTCAGGATGAAACTGCAGACCATATACTGGATATTTTTCATGTTCCATCGCCATAATTTCCTGTTTGTCGGTAACAGCTGTCACTTTCAACTCATCCGGCAATCCTTCTGGCTTTACCACTAGGGAATGGTATCGCGTTGCATGAAAACCGGTTGGTATCCCTTTAAAGATTTTACTATCCGTATGGTAAATTTTATCGGTCTTGCCATGAACTCGACGAGCCGCATGCACTACTTTTCCACCATAAGCTTCCCCTATTGCTTGATGTCCAAGACAAATACCAAGCGTAGGAATACGTGGACTCAACGTGCGAATGAGATCAATAGAAATTCCAGCATCTGTCGGAAAGCCTGGTCCCGGCGAGACAACTATATGTGAAGGGTTCATTCTTTCAATCTCATGTACCGTAACTTCCTTATTCCGTATCACCTTTACCTTCGGGTTTATTTCTCCAATATATTGAAACAAGTTGTACGTAAAGGAATCATAGTTATCCAATATAATAATCATTATTGATGCTCCTTCCTTTCATCTTTCTGTGCAAGTACTTGCATCAATCCCTGAGCTTTCCGACAACTCTCCTGATATTCCTCTTCCGGAACCGAATCCTCTACAATACCTGCACCGGCTTGTACATACCCTTTTTTTTGATGAAACAAAATGCTTCTGATGGTAATGCAGCTATCCATATTTCCATTGTAACTAAAATAGCCTACTGCACCTCCGTAGGAACCTCTTTTCTCCCGTTCCAGTTCATCTATAATCTCCATCGCTCTTATTTTAGGAGCTCCTGATAAAGTACCTGCCGGAAAACAAGCAATAAATGCATCGAAAGAGTCAACCCCCTGTCTAAGCTTCCCTTGCACCTCTGTTACTAAATGCATCACATGAGAAAACTTTTTAACGACCATAAAAGGGTCTACGGTTACACTGCCAAACTTAGCAACTTTTCCTATATCATTTCTTGCTAGATCTACTAACATCAGATGTTCTGCCCGTTCTTTTTCATCGGAAACCATCTCCTCTGCCAACTTTTGATCTTCTTCCAACGTACGGCCTCTGGGTTTTGTTCCTGCAATGGGACACGTTTCAACAACACCCTTAACGCATTTCACCAGCATCTCTGGCGAAGCTCCCACTAATTGATAGTCATCAAAATCAAAGTAAAAAAGATAAGGCGATGGATTCAATGCCCTTAATTTCCGATAAGTCTCAAAAGGCGATGGTGCTGGATCCACACAGTATCGTTGAGATAACACTACTTGAAAGATATCACCATTCCGAATATATTCTTTCGCTTGCTTTACTTTTTTTTCAAAACTAAACGATGATTCTGTACTAGTGATTTTTTTCGAAGCGTTCTCATCTTGATCTTTTTTTTCT
This genomic interval from Tindallia magadiensis contains the following:
- the trpD gene encoding anthranilate phosphoribosyltransferase; amino-acid sequence: MKSLAPMIEKLMSNQSLTSEEMIESMEAIMDGNVNEIQMAAFLTALRHKGESVNELVAAAKTMRNRAKTLPYSCVEAVDTCGTGGDGGKTFNVSTASAIVAAAGGAKVLKHGNRSVSSNSGSADVLEVMGINIHQEPDEAMGKLHRHGMAFLYAPDYHASMKNVANVRKTLGFRSIFNLLGPLANPGSVKYQVMGVYSESLVRRMAETLKALGTTHAMVVHGSDGMDELTVTGDSYVCEIKDGKLQEYRIKPQELGLELVDPKELEGKGAKENAAIILSVLQGKRNGNRSIVILNAGAVLYVAGVARNMQEGVLKAAEIIDDGRAFDFYELIRSNKEKVENRAC
- a CDS encoding anthranilate synthase component II, translated to MIIILDNYDSFTYNLFQYIGEINPKVKVIRNKEVTVHEIERMNPSHIVVSPGPGFPTDAGISIDLIRTLSPRIPTLGICLGHQAIGEAYGGKVVHAARRVHGKTDKIYHTDSKIFKGIPTGFHATRYHSLVVKPEGLPDELKVTAVTDKQEIMAMEHEKYPVYGLQFHPESLATEYGKEMIRNFLRKEIVA
- the trpE gene encoding anthranilate synthase component I, whose translation is MEIMSYETFRKNADGHPRTCVTAVMSGDMETPITLYRKLAEKGGTFLLESVSDGSQRGRYSFIGSGVDKRITAYGYKWKVWNKEECLAEGDGKVIDCLRNIMGETIPSPLEEGPDFIGGVVGMMGYDLIRQYESLGESVKNDWNLPDADFFVVNQLAVYDHAKQTIVLIAVVENEGQLYDQYHMAIKKLKEMNHKIFQPLVDQEEKKDQDENASKKITSTESSFSFEKKVKQAKEYIRNGDIFQVVLSQRYCVDPAPSPFETYRKLRALNPSPYLFYFDFDDYQLVGASPEMLVKCVKGVVETCPIAGTKPRGRTLEEDQKLAEEMVSDEKERAEHLMLVDLARNDIGKVAKFGSVTVDPFMVVKKFSHVMHLVTEVQGKLRQGVDSFDAFIACFPAGTLSGAPKIRAMEIIDELEREKRGSYGGAVGYFSYNGNMDSCITIRSILFHQKKGYVQAGAGIVEDSVPEEEYQESCRKAQGLMQVLAQKDERKEHQ